Proteins encoded in a region of the Chryseobacterium piperi genome:
- a CDS encoding LemA family protein, with product MKNKGCLSAGTIGIALLVIVAVLFFWGKSGYNNFVTKEQNVNTKWSNVETVYQKRANLIPNLERTVKSYSKFEQETLTKVVEARSKATSINIDPTNMTEADLAKFQAAQGELSGALSRLMAVVESYPNLKADQQYINFQREYTAIENSIRTETVYYNGAAQDYNTSIKTFPNNILANFTNFKEKPYFKAEAGANKAPEVFSE from the coding sequence ATGAAAAATAAAGGCTGTTTGAGCGCTGGAACTATCGGTATTGCTCTCCTTGTTATTGTTGCCGTTCTCTTCTTCTGGGGAAAAAGCGGATATAATAATTTTGTAACCAAAGAACAAAACGTTAATACCAAGTGGTCTAACGTGGAAACTGTTTATCAGAAGAGAGCCAACTTAATTCCTAATCTGGAAAGAACAGTAAAATCTTATTCAAAATTTGAGCAGGAAACATTGACCAAAGTTGTAGAAGCACGTTCTAAAGCAACCTCCATTAATATTGATCCTACCAATATGACTGAAGCAGATCTTGCAAAGTTCCAGGCTGCACAGGGAGAATTATCAGGAGCCTTAAGCAGATTAATGGCTGTTGTAGAATCTTACCCGAATTTAAAAGCGGATCAGCAGTATATCAACTTCCAAAGAGAATATACAGCTATTGAAAACAGTATCAGAACAGAAACTGTTTACTATAACGGAGCTGCACAAGATTACAATACATCGATTAAAACTTTTCCAAATAATATTTTGGCGAATTTCACAAACTTTAAAGAAAAGCCTTACTTCAAGGCAGAAGCAGGAGCTAATAAAGCACCTGAAGTTTTCTCTGAATGA
- a CDS encoding TPM domain-containing protein, protein MMSKFLTNQQIASLVEAIQSAEENSTGEIRVHIDSNTEIQHAETALEVFKKLDMHKTAERNAVLFHVNFEQKYLTIIGDIGIHEKVQQQYWDHLHDFITSEFAKGNYHKALKSAILETGLELKKYFPITGENPNQLPNEITFS, encoded by the coding sequence ATGATGAGCAAATTCCTAACAAATCAGCAGATAGCTTCCCTTGTGGAAGCTATTCAGTCTGCGGAAGAAAATTCCACAGGCGAAATTAGAGTGCATATTGACTCCAATACGGAGATCCAGCATGCAGAAACGGCATTGGAGGTTTTTAAAAAACTAGATATGCATAAAACTGCGGAAAGAAATGCGGTTCTTTTTCACGTCAATTTCGAACAAAAGTATCTTACCATTATTGGTGATATTGGAATTCATGAGAAAGTACAACAGCAATACTGGGATCATCTGCATGATTTTATTACTTCTGAATTTGCAAAAGGAAATTATCATAAAGCTTTAAAAAGTGCCATTCTTGAAACTGGTCTTGAACTAAAAAAATACTTTCCTATAACAGGAGAAAACCCCAATCAACTCCCCAATGAAATTACGTTCTCTTAA
- a CDS encoding TPM domain-containing protein produces the protein MKLRSLKIVFSFLFICFYSIVSAQYSIPKKPAVLYPVYDEANLLSQQEKDALNNKLIKFADSTSTEIEVIIIPSTKGQDINFLATMFGEQWGIGKKGVDNGVVFLIATQDRTMSIQQGRAVEQYLTASVSGQILDYIVTPKFKQGLWYEGINGGTSAIMEAVQGKFKPVANQSGGSGSVSKIIIIAFVIFIILVILFGNKGGGGGNNDDDDVIITRRGRRNYPGGFFPFPGSFGGGGFGGGSSGGGFGGFGGGGSFGGGGASGGW, from the coding sequence ATGAAATTACGTTCTCTTAAAATAGTATTTTCATTTTTATTCATTTGCTTTTACAGTATTGTATCAGCACAATACAGCATTCCTAAAAAACCTGCAGTTTTATATCCGGTTTATGATGAAGCTAACCTTCTTTCACAACAGGAAAAAGATGCGCTTAATAATAAGCTGATTAAATTTGCAGATTCAACCTCAACGGAAATTGAAGTCATTATCATTCCAAGCACCAAAGGACAGGACATCAACTTCCTGGCAACCATGTTTGGTGAACAATGGGGAATTGGTAAAAAAGGAGTAGATAACGGTGTCGTTTTTCTTATTGCCACGCAAGACAGAACCATGTCTATCCAGCAAGGAAGAGCAGTAGAACAATATCTGACAGCATCGGTCTCCGGGCAAATATTAGATTATATCGTAACCCCAAAATTCAAACAGGGCCTATGGTATGAAGGTATCAACGGTGGTACCTCAGCTATTATGGAAGCGGTACAGGGAAAGTTCAAACCTGTAGCCAATCAATCCGGTGGAAGTGGAAGCGTTTCTAAAATTATTATCATTGCGTTTGTGATCTTTATTATCCTGGTAATTTTATTTGGAAATAAAGGTGGCGGTGGCGGAAACAATGACGATGATGACGTCATCATTACAAGAAGAGGACGTAGAAACTATCCTGGCGGATTCTTTCCGTTCCCGGGAAGCTTCGGCGGTGGCGGATTTGGTGGCGGCAGTTCCGGAGGTGGATTTGGCGGCTTCGGAGGAGGTGGAAGTTTTGGAGGCGGTGGCGCTTCCGGAGGATGGTAA
- a CDS encoding NAD(P)H-dependent oxidoreductase — protein sequence MKKTLVVFAHPYLEHSNSNVELINFYVRHQHFTLRDLYEDYPDFHIAAFRERKRLNSYDRFIFQFPIIWFGMPPLLRLWIDEVFDRDWLKEGEYNPLEGKEVYILVTTGGKERSFTKTGTYQYTIDELISGLIVSLNVFKANIKNIKIVYEANKLTKKEIILHKKEFMELLNQ from the coding sequence ATGAAAAAGACTTTGGTGGTTTTTGCACATCCGTATCTGGAGCACTCTAATTCGAATGTAGAGCTAATTAATTTCTATGTTCGCCATCAGCATTTTACCCTTCGTGATCTTTATGAAGACTATCCGGATTTTCACATTGCTGCATTCAGAGAAAGAAAACGACTGAACAGCTATGACCGTTTCATCTTCCAGTTTCCTATCATCTGGTTTGGAATGCCTCCCTTATTGAGATTGTGGATCGATGAAGTTTTTGATCGTGACTGGTTGAAAGAAGGAGAATATAATCCGTTGGAAGGCAAAGAAGTGTACATCCTGGTAACAACAGGAGGGAAAGAAAGATCCTTTACCAAAACAGGAACTTACCAATATACCATTGATGAGCTCATCAGTGGGTTGATTGTTTCTCTAAATGTTTTTAAAGCCAATATCAAAAATATAAAGATTGTTTACGAAGCCAATAAACTGACCAAAAAAGAAATTATCCTTCATAAGAAAGAATTTATGGAGCTTCTGAATCAATAG
- a CDS encoding monovalent cation:proton antiporter-2 (CPA2) family protein — protein sequence MESTLAMNTLLFLGVAIIMVPLARKFGLSSVIGYIAGGIIIGPYVLKLTGKNVNDIMHASEFGVIMLLFLVGLELEPKKFWEMRKKIVGLGLTQMLLTISLLFLVFISVGWQFERAIAIAMCFALSSTAIVLQTLQEKNNLKTTAGEASFSTLLFQDIAVIPILAILPIVAHYKVDHEDNEIQVIIHKLPEWIQAGTVLFGVAFLILLGRYVFVPFLRYISKSGMTELLTASSLFLVIGVSELMILIGLSPALGAFLAGVMLANSEFRHELEAQIDPFKGLLLAVFFVSVGSTMNFNIIQQDPIFIFSTVFAVLFVKFFVLYGIGKFFKIDTPQSLFYAFALSQVGEFAFVLINYTSDLYLLTPELNAQMMAVTAITMCITPLLLIINDRFITPKFIKEVPEEEHDFNILDSDVSQKKIIIVGFGHFGSTVGRLLKANKIPATVLDRDSDRVKLLRSYGFKVYYGDATRIPTLRAAGIEDAEVLVLCLDDANDNMFIADLVREHYPKVKIFVRAKNRLDAYTYLNNGIDHIYRETLGTAVDMAIDVLHETGMRKYAARRLGQRFMAIDKASIRKLAKAKEEDEILQFTTKEILQREEELLAYDNLRFDNKDWEGSPSTEEDEDEEPEI from the coding sequence ATGGAATCTACTCTAGCAATGAATACCTTACTTTTTTTGGGTGTAGCCATTATCATGGTTCCATTAGCAAGGAAATTTGGGTTAAGTTCAGTAATCGGATATATTGCCGGAGGAATTATCATCGGTCCCTATGTGCTTAAACTTACCGGAAAGAATGTTAATGACATTATGCACGCCAGTGAATTCGGGGTTATTATGCTTCTATTTTTAGTTGGACTGGAACTGGAACCTAAAAAATTCTGGGAAATGCGAAAAAAGATTGTGGGGCTGGGCCTTACTCAAATGTTGCTGACTATTTCTCTTTTATTCCTGGTCTTTATCAGTGTCGGATGGCAATTCGAAAGAGCCATTGCCATAGCCATGTGTTTTGCTTTATCATCTACCGCAATTGTTTTACAAACTTTACAAGAAAAGAATAACCTGAAAACAACTGCAGGTGAGGCTTCATTTTCAACTTTACTGTTTCAGGATATCGCAGTCATTCCTATTCTCGCCATTCTTCCTATTGTAGCCCATTATAAAGTAGATCATGAAGATAATGAAATACAGGTTATTATTCACAAGCTTCCGGAATGGATTCAGGCGGGTACCGTACTCTTTGGCGTAGCCTTTCTTATCTTGTTGGGAAGATATGTATTTGTTCCGTTTTTAAGATATATTTCAAAATCCGGAATGACGGAATTACTGACAGCCTCTTCCTTATTTTTGGTTATAGGTGTTTCAGAATTAATGATTCTTATTGGTCTCTCTCCTGCTTTAGGAGCATTCCTTGCCGGAGTGATGCTAGCCAACAGTGAGTTTCGTCATGAGCTGGAAGCGCAAATTGATCCGTTCAAAGGATTGCTACTGGCAGTCTTCTTTGTCAGTGTAGGTTCGACCATGAACTTTAATATCATCCAACAGGATCCCATATTCATTTTCAGTACCGTATTTGCTGTTTTATTTGTAAAATTTTTTGTGCTCTATGGAATTGGAAAGTTTTTCAAGATTGATACGCCACAGAGCCTATTTTATGCTTTTGCGCTCTCTCAGGTAGGAGAATTCGCCTTTGTCCTTATCAACTATACTTCGGATCTGTATCTTTTAACTCCCGAACTCAATGCTCAAATGATGGCGGTTACAGCTATTACCATGTGTATTACTCCTCTACTCCTGATTATAAACGATAGATTTATTACTCCTAAATTCATTAAAGAAGTACCGGAAGAAGAGCATGATTTTAATATCCTTGACAGTGATGTCAGCCAAAAGAAAATCATCATCGTCGGTTTTGGTCATTTTGGAAGTACGGTAGGACGTCTTCTTAAGGCCAATAAAATTCCTGCTACCGTTTTGGACAGGGATTCTGACCGGGTAAAATTATTAAGGAGCTATGGATTCAAAGTATATTACGGGGATGCCACCAGAATTCCGACTTTAAGAGCTGCCGGTATTGAAGACGCCGAAGTACTCGTTCTTTGCCTCGATGATGCCAATGACAATATGTTTATCGCTGATCTGGTTCGGGAGCATTATCCTAAAGTAAAGATCTTCGTAAGAGCAAAAAACAGGCTCGATGCTTATACTTATCTCAACAATGGCATTGATCATATTTATCGTGAAACATTGGGAACAGCGGTAGATATGGCTATTGATGTACTTCATGAAACAGGGATGAGAAAGTACGCAGCCAGACGTCTCGGTCAACGATTTATGGCCATTGATAAAGCTTCCATCCGAAAGCTGGCTAAAGCCAAAGAAGAGGATGAAATTCTCCAATTTACGACAAAAGAAATCCTCCAACGTGAGGAGGAATTACTGGCATATGACAACCTTAGATTTGACAATAAGGATTGGGAAGGCTCCCCATCAACAGAGGAAGACGAAGATGAGGAACCTGAAATTTAA